The Salvia miltiorrhiza cultivar Shanhuang (shh) chromosome 1, IMPLAD_Smil_shh, whole genome shotgun sequence genome has a window encoding:
- the LOC131005321 gene encoding receptor protein kinase-like protein At4g34220 → MITSLFLLLSVSLFLPASALNLDGTLLLSFKYSILSDPLSVLDNWDYNDATPCLWTGVACAEVVNNLGFPELFRVTTLTLSNSRLFGNIPEDLGFIPHLKTLDLSHNFFNGTLPNSIFNASSLQLLDLSGNAISGSIPDLAATNAITLLNLSDNALVGNVPRGLASSPNLTVVSLRSNYLSGAVPSGIRSIQVLDISSNLLNGSLPAGFGGGELRYLNLSSNQLAGAVPPDFASRIPANATIDVSFNHLSGEIPASMPLSNQKTEAYAGNADLCGKPVNKLCTIPSTLSSPPNVTGNASSTSSPAAIAAIPKTIGSTPQPDNTGASGDQIAARNGLKPGTVAGIAIVPLAAVGVLGALFLYMYQKRKKNAAGKDGAIPVATAYEFKKDPDVKETKSLPAWPCLTVTNVEETSEGTNSDEEEGNTDHHQPKTENEPLKDERVLVMVDGETQLEAETLFKASAYVLGSSGATIVYKAVLQDGTAFAVRRIGESGGVGRVKEFEHQFKAIAKLRHQNLVRMRGFYWGEDEKLVICDYVSNGSLASVGCRKIGSSPYHLPFMTRLNIVKGVARGLAYIHDKKNVHGNIKPTNILLTPDMEPVISDFGLHGLIYGKHAPKPDCPARHFGSRRSTPFQEDLHETGSPYIGPAGFVGCTSPYHAPESLNNVKPNPKWDVYSFGILLLELLTGKVFSDRDLSQWTAGSVVEDPDRILRMADMAIRGDVAAHREAMMAWFKLGLSCASLVPQKRPCMRDALHVLEKYPCCSK, encoded by the exons ATGATCACTTCTCTGTTTTTGCTTCTCTCTGTATCTCTGTTTCTTCCAGCATCAGCTCTCAACTTGGATGGAACTCTTCTCCTCTCCTTCAAATACTCCATTCTCAGCGACCCTTTATCAGTCCTCGACAACTGGGACTACAACGACGCCACGCCCTGCCTCTGGACCGGCGTAGCCTGCGCCGAGGTCGTCAACAACCTCGGCTTCCCGGAGCTCTTCAGAGTCACCACCCTCACTCTCTCCAACTCTAGACTCTTCGGGAACATTCCCGAAGACTTGGGCTTCATCCCGCACCTCAAAACTCTCGACCTCTCACACAACTTCTTCAACGGCACTCTGCCTAACTCTATCTTCAACGCTTCCAGCCTTCAACTCCTCGATCTCTCCGGAAACGCCATCTCCGGCTCCATACCGGACCTCGCCGCCACCAATGCTATCACCCTCCTCAACTTATCCGACAACGCCTTGGTCGGAAACGTCCCGCGCGGCCTCGCTTCGTCTCCCAACCTCACGGTTGTATCTCTCCGGAGCAACTATCTCTCCGGCGCGGTTCCGAGCGGGATCCGATCGATTCAAGTTCTCGACATCTCGTCAAATTTGTTGAACGGATCGCTGCCGGCTGGATTCGGCGGCGGGGAACTTCGATACCTCAACCTCTCCTCTAACCAGCTCGCCGGCGCTGTTCCGCCCGACTTCGCGTCGAGGATTCCGGCCAACGCCACCATCGACGTCTCGTTCAACCACCTCTCCGGCGAGATTCCGGCGTCGATGCCGCTTTCGAATCAGAAGACGGAGGCGTACGCCGGGAACGCCGACCTCTGCGGCAAACCGGTGAACAAACTGTGCACGATTCCTTCCACGCTGTCGTCGCCGCCGAACGTCACGGGCAACGCTTCTTCTACTTCCTCTCCGGCGGCGATCGCGGCCATTCCGAAGACGATCGGATCCACGCCGCAGCCGGATAATACCGGAGCGAGCGGGGATCAAATCGCGGCGCGGAACGGCCTAAAGCCGGGGACCGTCGCGGGGATCGCGATTGTACCTTTAGCTGCTGTGGGAGTACTCGGAGCCCTATTCCTGTACATGTAccagaaaaggaagaaaaatgCCGCGGGTAAAGACGGCGCGATTCCGGTAGCCACCGCGTACGAATTCAAAAAAGATCCAGACGTTAAAGAGACGAAGAGTCTCCCCGCGTGGCCATGCTTGACGGTAACAAACGTGGAGGAAACATCGGAAGGGACAAACTCGGACGAGGAGGAGGGTAACACCGATCATCATCAACCTAAAACTGAAAACGAGCCATTGAAGGACGAGAGAGTGCTGGTGATGGTGGACGGAGAGACGCAGCTGGAAGCGGAGACGCTGTTCAAGGCATCGGCATACGTTCTGGGATCGAGTGGCGCCACCATCGTCTACAAGGCTGTGCTGCAAGACGGGACGGCGTTTGCGGTGAGGAGGATTGGGGAGAGCGGCGGCGTTGGAAGGGTGAAGGAATTCGAGCATCAGTTCAAGGCCATCGCGAAGCTGCGCCACCAAAATCTGGTGCGGATGAGAGGCTTCTATTGGGGGGAAGACGAGAAGCTTGTCATTTGTGATTATGTCTCTAATGGTAGCTTGGCCAGCGTTGGTTGCA GAAAAATTGGGTCGTCACCTTACCATTTGCCCTTCATGACCCGGCTCAATATAGTGAAAGGTGTAGCGAGGGGGCTAGCTTACATCCACGACAAGAAAAATGTGCATGGCAACATAAAACCTACCAACATTCTCTTGACACCTGATATGGAGCCCGTGATAAGTGATTTCGGGCTCCACGGGCTCATCTACGGCAAGCACGCTCCCAAACCCGACTGCCCGGCCCGACATTTTGGCAGCAGGAGATCGACCCCTTTTCAGGAGGACCTACACGAAACCGGCAGCCCCTACATTGGGCCGGCCGGGTTTGTCGGGTGCACATCCCCTTATCATGCACCCGAATCCCTCAACAACGTCAAGCCCAACCCCAAGTGGGATGTATACTCTTTCGGGATCTTGTTGCTCGAGCTGTTGACTGGGAAAGTCTTCTCGGACCGGGACCTGAGTCAGTGGACTGCAGGCTCAGTGGTTGAGGACCCCGACCGGATTCTGAGGATGGCTGACATGGCGATAAGGGGTGACGTGGCGGCCCACAGGGAGGCCATGATGGCATGGTTCAAGCTAGGTTTGAGTTGTGCTTCATTGGTCCCTCAAAAAAGACCTTGCATGAGAGATGCCCTTCATGTTTTGGAGAAATATCCATGTTGTTCTAAGTAA
- the LOC131005323 gene encoding LOW QUALITY PROTEIN: D-3-phosphoglycerate dehydrogenase 3, chloroplastic-like (The sequence of the model RefSeq protein was modified relative to this genomic sequence to represent the inferred CDS: inserted 2 bases in 2 codons; deleted 1 base in 1 codon) has translation MAASASSTRPQTLVAVHHPPHGCASAPSPPRSASAALPPPHRDQPRRFIVLSMDAKPTILVSEKLGEAGXNLLKEFANVDCSYNLSPRSSAPRFSLCDALIVRSGTKVNREVFESSAGRLKVVGRAGVGIDNVDLAAATEHGCLVVNAPTANTVAAAEHGIALLTAMARNIAQADASVKAGKWERNKYVGVSLVGKTLAVMGFGKVGSEVARRAKGLGMHVIAHDPYAPADRARAIGVELVSFDEAISTADFISLHMPLTAATSKILNDENFAKMKKGVRVINVARGGVIDEEALVRAIDAGIVAQAALDVFTVEPPPKDSKLVQHENVIATPHLGASTMEAQEGVAIEIAEAVXGALKGELAATAVNAPMVPAQVLTELKPYVALAEKLGRLAVQLVAGGSGVKTVKVTYASSRAPDDLDTRLLRAMITKGLIEPISSVFVNLVNADFTAKQRGLRITEERIILDGSPESPLESVQVQIANVESKFASAISDSGEVTVEGRVKDGIPHLTKVGSFEVDVSLEGSLILCRQVDQPGMIGKVGSILGQENVNVSFMSVGRIAPRKQAVMAIGVDEEPSKQSLKRIGEISAVEEFVYLKL, from the exons ATGGCGGCGTCAGCTTCGTCGACAAGACCTCAAACTCTCGTCGCCGTCCACCACCCGCCTCATGGCTGCGCCAGCGCCCCCTCTCCGCCACGTTCGGCATCAGCAGCTCTCCCTCCGCCACACCGCGACCAGCCCCGCCGCTTCATAGTCCTC TCCATGGACGCGAAGCCGACGATTCTCGTGTCGGAGAAACTGGGAGAGGCGG TGAACCTCCTCAAGGAGTTCGCCAACGTCGATTGCTCGTACAACCTCAGCCCGAGGAGCTCTGCACCAAGATTCTCGCTCTGCGACGCGCTGATTGTGAGGAGCGGGACTAAAGTGAATCGCGAGGTGTTTGAGTCCTCCGCTGGGAGGCTCAAGGTCGTCGGAAGGGCTGGCGTCGGGATCGATAACGTGGATCTGGCGGCGGCGACCGAGCACGGTTGCCTCGTGGTGAATGCGCCGACTGCTAACACCGTCGCCGCTGCGGAGCACGGAATAGCGCTGCTTACTGCCATGGCGAGGAATATTGCTCAAGCCGACGCATCTGTGAAAGCTG GTAAATGGGAGAGGAACAAATACGTTGGTGTGTCTCTTGTTGGCAAGACACTGGCAGTGATGGGTTTCGGTAAGGTTGGATCAGAAGTTGCTAGGCGTGCCAAGGGGCTCGGTATGCATGTCATTGCGCATGATCCCTATGCCCCAGCTGACCGTGCTCGTGCAATAGGTGTAGAACTTGTGAGCTTCGATGAAGCTATTTCGACAGCCGATTTCATATCACTTCACATGCCACTCACCGCTGCTACATCAAAAATTCTTAATGATGAAAATTTCGCGAAGATGAAAAAGGGTGTTAGAGTTATAAATGTTGCTCGTGGAGGTGTGATTGATGAAGAAGCATTGGTGAGGGCCATTGATGCTGGCATTGTAGCAcag GCCGCACTAGATGTCTTCACAGTCGAGCCACCGCCGAAGGATAGCAAGTTGGTACAGCATGAAAACGTGATTGCTACACCACATCTTGGCGCCAGCACGATGGAAGCTCAG GAAGGAGTCGCGATTGAAATAGCTGAAGCTG GGGGGGCATTGAAGGGGGAACTTGCTGCAACTGCTGTCAATGCACCCATGGTTCCTGCTCAG GTTCTCACCGAGCTGAAGCCCTATGTTGCCCTTGCTGAAAAGCTTGGCAGACTTGCTGTTCAACTAGTTGCAGGCGGGAGCGGCGTGAAAACTGTAAAAGTTACATATGCATCTTCAAGGGCTCCAGATGATCTGGACACAAGGTTGCTTCGCGCCATGATTACCAAGGGTCTGATAGAGCCCATCTCTAGTGTTTTCGTGAATTTGGTGAATGCTGATTTCACAGCCAAACAGAGAGGACTCCGCATAACTGAAGAACGTATCATCCTGGACGGTTCACCTGAAAGCCCACTCGAGTCTGTCCAAGTCCAAATCGCAAATGTGGAGTCAAAATTCGCCAGTGCCATCTCCGATTCTGGTGAGGTGACGGTGGAAGGGCGGGTGAAGGACGGAATCCCACATCTGACAAAGGTGGGGTCTTTCGAAGTGGACGTGAGCTTGGAAGGCAGTCTGATTCTGTGCAGGCAAGTTGATCAGCCAGGAATGATTGGGAAAGTGGGTAGCATTCTTGGACAGGAGAACGTGAACGTGAGCTTCATGAGCGTCGGAAGGATAGCACCAAGGAAACAAGCTGTCATGGCCATTGGAGTAGATGAAGAACCAAGCAAGCAGTCGTTGAAGAGGATTGGTGAAATCTCTGCCGTTGAGGAGTTTGTCTACCTTAAACTCTAG